A stretch of Desulfofalx alkaliphila DSM 12257 DNA encodes these proteins:
- a CDS encoding SDR family NAD(P)-dependent oxidoreductase: MKNIFDLSGKVAIVTGASSGLGAEFSKILASKGADLVIVARRYEKLLNFQKEIEAMGRQCLPIKCDVNKEDEVADVIQSTLNRFGKIDVLVNNAGVSAGDVAENLSVEDWDKVLNTNLRGVFLFAKHAGKHMIERKYGKIINIASMYGQVGNTAIPASAYHASKGGVINYTRALAGEWGRYGINVNAIGPGFFESEMTQSVLGEESFLAYIKSRCPMQRPGKAGELAGILIYLASDASSYTNGQTIFVDGGWTAV, from the coding sequence ATGAAAAATATATTTGATTTGTCAGGCAAGGTAGCCATCGTAACCGGCGCATCCAGCGGGCTGGGCGCAGAATTTAGCAAGATATTAGCTTCCAAAGGGGCTGATCTTGTAATAGTTGCCCGCAGGTACGAAAAATTATTGAACTTTCAAAAAGAAATTGAAGCCATGGGACGCCAATGCCTTCCTATAAAATGTGACGTAAACAAAGAAGATGAGGTGGCAGATGTTATACAAAGTACATTAAATAGGTTTGGCAAAATTGATGTGTTAGTAAACAACGCCGGGGTGTCTGCCGGTGATGTGGCAGAAAACTTAAGTGTTGAGGACTGGGATAAGGTGTTGAATACCAACCTCAGGGGTGTATTTTTGTTTGCTAAACATGCGGGCAAGCATATGATAGAACGTAAATACGGCAAAATAATCAATATTGCATCAATGTACGGCCAGGTAGGAAACACAGCCATCCCTGCCTCTGCTTACCATGCCTCCAAGGGCGGTGTAATCAATTACACCAGGGCCCTTGCCGGTGAGTGGGGCAGATATGGTATCAATGTAAATGCCATCGGTCCGGGCTTCTTCGAATCGGAAATGACCCAATCGGTACTTGGAGAAGAAAGCTTTTTAGCTTACATTAAATCCCGCTGCCCAATGCAGCGTCCCGGCAAAGCCGGTGAATTGGCCGGTATTTTAATTTACCTGGCCTCCGATGCCAGCAGTTATACCAATGGACAAACAATATTCGTAGACGGAGGCTGGACAGCGGTATAA
- the yqeB gene encoding selenium-dependent molybdenum cofactor biosynthesis protein YqeB translates to MGGLVLIKGAGDLATGVAHRLYRCGMQVVMTEIEKPTAVRRTVSFAEAVYNDSHTVEGITAVLVNDIATAKDKILAGVIPILKDPTGKVALQLKPEVVVDAIVAKKNTGTKITDAPLVIGLGPGFTAGVDVDVVVETKRGHHLGRVLLKGSAQPNTGIPGPVQGYTLERVLRAPGDGIFKSCVSIAGKVKAGDLIGYVANYPVTAGIDGILRGLIKDGIWVPKGLKIGDIDPRCKLDYCYTISDKARSIAGGVLEAILYMTKGRP, encoded by the coding sequence ATGGGCGGGCTAGTTTTAATAAAGGGGGCAGGGGATTTAGCCACCGGTGTGGCACACCGTCTTTATAGGTGTGGTATGCAGGTGGTAATGACAGAAATTGAAAAACCTACCGCTGTGCGCCGTACGGTATCCTTTGCAGAGGCAGTATACAATGATAGCCACACCGTTGAAGGGATAACGGCTGTACTGGTAAATGATATTGCCACTGCAAAGGATAAAATATTGGCAGGTGTTATACCAATTTTAAAAGATCCCACCGGGAAAGTGGCATTGCAGTTAAAACCGGAGGTTGTGGTAGATGCCATCGTTGCCAAGAAAAATACCGGCACTAAAATAACAGATGCCCCGCTGGTGATTGGCTTAGGCCCAGGATTTACCGCTGGGGTGGATGTTGATGTGGTGGTGGAAACAAAACGCGGGCATCACCTGGGAAGGGTACTTTTAAAGGGCTCAGCTCAACCAAACACCGGCATTCCCGGCCCGGTGCAGGGATATACTCTTGAACGGGTGCTGAGGGCTCCCGGTGACGGAATATTTAAATCTTGTGTATCCATTGCCGGCAAAGTCAAGGCGGGTGATTTGATTGGTTATGTGGCTAATTATCCTGTAACAGCCGGCATAGACGGGATTTTAAGGGGATTAATAAAAGATGGAATATGGGTGCCAAAGGGGCTTAAAATTGGTGATATCGACCCGCGGTGTAAGTTGGACTACTGTTATACCATATCCGATAAGGCACGCTCCATTGCCGGCGGAGTGTTGGAAGCAATTTTGTATATGACAAAGGGAAGACCATAA
- the yqeC gene encoding selenium cofactor biosynthesis protein YqeC: MMKALKLTPKEMVCFVGGGGKTSLMLKLAEMCGKNNNVLVSTTTKMYSWQLEKAGKLVIESNYQLLRQRLANILKDSPIVAAGSRLVGDKVVGLDAKCLDEIYDEGLFDYILVEADGSRGKSLKLPAGNEPIIPERCTAVYVVTGADVLGKPLTADYVHRASLMAEFVGRPMGSIIDDSIFIKVINHYCDLKQIASKKVAILINKIDNEKIRRHTKGFAYGILSDKIKLVLLTSTLFPNPLREVLE, encoded by the coding sequence ATGATGAAAGCATTGAAATTAACCCCTAAAGAAATGGTTTGTTTTGTGGGCGGCGGTGGCAAAACAAGTCTAATGTTGAAGTTGGCAGAAATGTGTGGTAAAAATAATAATGTGCTTGTGAGTACCACAACAAAGATGTATTCTTGGCAGCTGGAAAAGGCAGGCAAACTGGTTATTGAATCCAATTATCAATTGCTGCGGCAAAGGCTCGCTAATATCTTAAAGGATAGTCCAATAGTTGCCGCAGGCTCCCGCTTAGTAGGCGATAAAGTAGTGGGTTTGGATGCAAAATGTCTCGATGAAATATATGATGAAGGATTATTTGATTATATACTGGTGGAGGCAGACGGATCCCGAGGAAAATCATTAAAGCTGCCGGCCGGCAATGAACCGATAATACCGGAGCGGTGTACAGCGGTATATGTGGTTACAGGTGCCGATGTGTTGGGCAAACCGCTTACAGCAGATTATGTACACAGAGCATCTTTGATGGCGGAATTTGTGGGCCGGCCAATGGGTAGCATCATTGATGACAGTATATTCATTAAGGTAATTAACCACTATTGTGATCTTAAACAAATTGCGAGCAAAAAGGTAGCCATTCTAATTAATAAAATTGACAATGAAAAAATAAGGCGGCACACTAAGGGCTTTGCCTATGGCATATTATCTGATAAAATAAAGTTGGTGTTACTAACTTCGACACTGTTTCCCAACCCCTTAAGGGAGGTGTTGGAATGA
- a CDS encoding DUF2250 domain-containing protein — MDEEYEDETDIEILKFLDYAGAEYAWRLGINVNISRCESRERLEKLFKKGLIEKVQGIMLENYHWERDWMKHMNHTYYRISREGRLYLRKMRRGLESLE; from the coding sequence TTGGATGAAGAGTATGAGGATGAAACAGATATAGAAATTCTTAAATTCCTTGATTATGCCGGTGCAGAATATGCTTGGCGTTTAGGTATTAATGTTAATATAAGCCGGTGTGAATCCAGGGAACGTTTAGAAAAACTATTTAAAAAGGGTTTAATAGAGAAGGTTCAAGGCATAATGTTAGAAAATTATCACTGGGAAAGGGACTGGATGAAACATATGAACCACACCTATTATCGAATATCCAGGGAAGGGCGACTATATTTAAGAAAAATGCGCCGGGGATTAGAAAGCCTTGAATAG
- a CDS encoding amidohydrolase translates to MVQKLIKNALVITMDNRRQIFEGGDVLVDGDTIAAVGKVNEAEIKPDAEIVDATGKIVMPGLINTHVHLSQQLGRGLGDDVDLLTWLRERIWPYESNINLEDSYVSSLACCVELIHSGVTTFAEAGGQEVDGMGRAVEEIGIRGILARSTMDCGDGLPHNWQDSTDSALEKQVDLIQRWHGKADGRIKVWFGLRTIFNNSDDLITRTKELADKYQVGIHMHVAEVPEEVRFAKEERGSTTVEHLAKLGVLDDNFLAVHTVWLTDKEMDLFALHNVKVSHNPGAAMRVLGFAPVPAMLQRGVCVSIGTDGAPCNNRMDMMSEMYLTSLIHKGRNFNPEILPAEQVLEMATVNGAKSLLWDKEIGSLQPGKKADIIVVNPLSPGSIPLHDPVANIVYAMQSHNVESSMCNGKWLMRDKKILTVDEENVLQQAQKRASDLIKRAGIKLPNRFPVIRVR, encoded by the coding sequence ATGGTTCAAAAGTTAATTAAAAATGCCCTTGTGATAACAATGGATAATAGGCGCCAGATTTTTGAAGGCGGAGATGTACTGGTAGACGGAGATACCATTGCTGCGGTGGGCAAGGTAAATGAAGCAGAAATTAAACCCGATGCTGAAATTGTAGATGCCACCGGCAAAATAGTTATGCCAGGCCTGATCAATACCCATGTGCATTTATCTCAGCAGTTGGGACGGGGCCTGGGTGACGACGTTGACTTACTTACCTGGCTGCGTGAAAGAATTTGGCCTTACGAAAGCAATATAAACTTAGAAGATTCTTATGTGTCTTCGTTGGCCTGCTGTGTGGAACTAATTCATTCCGGTGTAACTACCTTTGCTGAAGCCGGAGGCCAAGAGGTGGACGGTATGGGCAGGGCCGTTGAGGAGATTGGCATCAGGGGTATTTTAGCCAGGTCAACCATGGACTGCGGTGATGGCCTGCCCCATAACTGGCAGGATAGCACTGATTCGGCACTGGAAAAGCAAGTGGATCTGATACAACGTTGGCACGGTAAGGCCGATGGACGCATTAAAGTATGGTTCGGGCTGCGTACCATTTTTAATAACTCTGATGACCTGATTACCCGCACTAAGGAATTGGCCGATAAGTACCAAGTGGGCATTCACATGCATGTGGCAGAGGTGCCTGAGGAGGTGCGTTTTGCAAAGGAAGAGCGGGGCAGTACTACGGTGGAGCATCTTGCCAAATTGGGGGTGCTGGACGATAATTTTTTAGCAGTGCACACCGTTTGGCTGACTGATAAAGAAATGGATCTTTTTGCTCTCCATAATGTCAAGGTGTCTCACAACCCCGGTGCAGCTATGCGGGTGCTGGGTTTTGCACCGGTGCCTGCTATGTTACAGCGAGGGGTGTGTGTATCCATTGGTACCGATGGCGCACCATGCAACAACCGCATGGACATGATGAGTGAAATGTATTTAACTTCTTTAATACATAAGGGACGCAACTTTAACCCTGAAATTTTACCGGCAGAACAAGTGTTAGAGATGGCCACTGTTAATGGGGCAAAGAGTCTCTTGTGGGATAAAGAAATTGGTTCTTTACAACCGGGAAAAAAAGCGGATATCATTGTTGTTAATCCCCTCAGCCCAGGCAGTATTCCCTTACATGATCCGGTGGCAAATATAGTTTATGCCATGCAATCCCATAATGTAGAATCTTCAATGTGTAACGGTAAGTGGTTGATGCGGGATAAAAAGATATTAACCGTAGACGAAGAGAATGTACTGCAGCAAGCACAAAAAAGGGCATCTGATTTGATAAAAAGAGCCGGTATTAAGCTGCCCAATCGTTTCCCGGTGATAAGGGTGAGATAA
- a CDS encoding MarR family winged helix-turn-helix transcriptional regulator: MQKDVDIKKIQELDKISQSVHRLAQNYLSSSSKFSSLTLAQMFLIKVIKDNGTVTPSSLAQRIGVTSGAITSLTDRLYKQGLVNRKRSDIDRRLVIISLTEKGMELACSLEEERLNRMKEIFSELTNEDIETLINIYGKINNTLTRLVN, translated from the coding sequence TTGCAAAAAGATGTAGACATTAAAAAAATTCAAGAGCTTGATAAAATTTCACAGTCTGTACATCGCTTGGCTCAAAATTATCTAAGTAGTTCTTCTAAATTTTCTTCTCTAACGTTGGCGCAAATGTTCTTAATAAAAGTAATAAAAGATAACGGCACCGTAACCCCGTCAAGTTTAGCCCAACGGATAGGGGTGACATCCGGCGCCATAACCAGTTTAACTGACCGACTATATAAACAAGGTCTGGTAAACCGAAAGCGCAGTGATATTGATCGCCGCTTAGTTATAATCAGTCTCACCGAAAAAGGGATGGAGCTTGCCTGCAGCCTAGAGGAAGAGCGACTTAATAGGATGAAAGAAATATTTTCAGAGCTAACCAATGAAGATATTGAAACACTGATCAATATTTACGGCAAAATAAACAATACTTTAACACGACTTGTTAATTAG
- a CDS encoding efflux RND transporter permease subunit has translation MKIANFSVNRPVSITMIILAMVILGMFSLPRLAVDLFPDMELPVAVVVTNYPGADPAEVENVVTRPLEQAVANTSGLDTIQSISSTGNSLVVVMFDWNTDMDFATIELREKIDMYRDMLPQDVKSPMVIKMDPNNAPIMLYTITGDDLLELTNITEDTILTRLERIDGVASAIVEGGKEREYKVVLDHAKLESYGIPPAQVAQMISGGDIAGTAGSLSHGRTDLAIRVQSEYKSIADLEEIQIPLGTGASVKLSDIAEIRDDFKEDTAYAYVNDNTALSMAVFKSSGHNTVQVSRAVKAEVERLNESLPEGLELTLVYDSAEFIEDSISNVVKHATVGGVLAMIVLYLFLRNLRSTMVVAISMPIAVIATFTMMYFGNQSINLLSLGGLALGLGSLIDFSVVVLESIYRYREDGYSVIEAAKKGTAEVGNAVLASGTSQVVVFAPIIFVTGLAGILFTPLALTVSFSNVAAMLVAVSLVPMLSSKLLGNVRPIDTAALMQDTSKKPTVVFNKFFIRLRERYVVLLKWSLGHRKIVLVATVILLVVSLALIPVIGAEFMPSMDTGEIVINIETPQGTVLEETQVVATNIENLVKEHLPDRERIFTRVGTNDMAWLGGAGGNEATIQVKLLPQDQRDYTTEEAMEIMRQATKNISGATITIGQADEFHMSGSPVQVIIKGDDLDVLEQLASLITETVSNVEGTRNVSNSLEDARPEVQVTIDREQADLYGLSAHQILTTVNTAFDGQVVGRVRTGEDQIDIRLMYPDDFEQNQHQLASLMITSPTGARVSLGSVADITVSSTPSSITRIDQSRQISITADIFGRDLGSINNDIQAELDKMMLPDGYIVEISGEAEDMAESFMDLGMAIMLAAVLVYMLLASLFESLYHPFVIMFALPPTIVGVVFGLLVTGHTISVVSLIGMIMLIGIVVSNAIVLVDYINRLRSRGLGLIEAILEAAPIRLRPILMTSVTTVLALLPLAFGTGEGSEGYAPMAVVVAFGLTFSTLITLVLVPVVYTSFEDLGTKIKNRLGISKPQNDGIDVTEAKS, from the coding sequence GTGAAAATAGCAAACTTTTCAGTTAATCGTCCTGTAAGCATAACCATGATAATATTGGCCATGGTTATTCTGGGTATGTTTTCATTACCCAGGCTGGCTGTGGACCTATTCCCCGATATGGAATTACCGGTGGCAGTGGTTGTTACCAACTATCCCGGTGCCGACCCTGCCGAAGTGGAAAATGTAGTTACCAGACCGCTGGAGCAAGCGGTGGCTAACACCAGCGGACTTGATACCATTCAATCAATTTCAAGCACCGGTAACTCGCTGGTTGTGGTGATGTTTGACTGGAACACAGACATGGACTTTGCCACCATTGAGCTCAGAGAAAAAATAGATATGTATCGGGATATGCTACCCCAGGATGTAAAATCACCCATGGTAATAAAGATGGATCCCAACAATGCTCCCATTATGCTTTATACCATTACCGGTGACGATTTGCTGGAGTTGACCAATATCACTGAAGATACTATATTAACCAGGCTGGAGAGAATTGACGGTGTTGCATCGGCAATAGTAGAAGGTGGCAAAGAGCGGGAATATAAAGTTGTTCTTGACCATGCCAAGTTAGAATCTTACGGCATCCCACCGGCACAAGTTGCTCAGATGATATCCGGCGGTGATATTGCCGGAACTGCCGGTTCTCTGTCCCATGGAAGGACCGACCTTGCCATTAGGGTGCAAAGTGAGTATAAGTCAATTGCCGATTTGGAAGAAATACAGATACCCTTAGGGACGGGAGCCAGCGTTAAACTTTCAGATATTGCTGAAATACGTGATGATTTTAAAGAAGATACTGCCTATGCCTATGTAAATGATAATACTGCTTTAAGTATGGCGGTATTTAAATCTTCCGGTCACAACACAGTACAAGTTTCCCGTGCTGTAAAAGCTGAGGTGGAAAGATTAAATGAAAGCTTGCCGGAGGGGCTGGAACTAACTCTGGTATATGACTCAGCAGAGTTTATTGAGGATTCCATTTCAAACGTAGTTAAACACGCAACCGTTGGTGGAGTATTGGCCATGATTGTGCTTTATCTCTTCCTAAGGAATTTGCGCAGCACCATGGTTGTAGCAATTTCAATGCCCATTGCGGTGATAGCCACCTTCACAATGATGTATTTTGGCAACCAAAGTATTAACCTATTGTCATTGGGTGGTCTGGCGCTGGGGCTTGGTTCTCTCATTGACTTTTCCGTTGTTGTGCTGGAAAGTATCTACCGATACCGAGAGGATGGCTACAGCGTAATAGAGGCGGCTAAAAAGGGTACAGCTGAAGTGGGCAATGCTGTGCTGGCTTCAGGAACGTCCCAGGTGGTGGTTTTTGCCCCGATTATCTTTGTGACCGGCCTGGCCGGCATATTGTTTACACCACTGGCATTGACGGTGAGTTTTTCTAACGTGGCTGCTATGCTGGTTGCGGTATCGCTGGTACCTATGCTTTCGTCAAAGCTACTCGGTAACGTAAGGCCAATTGATACTGCGGCATTAATGCAAGACACATCGAAAAAGCCTACCGTAGTATTTAATAAGTTCTTTATTAGGCTGAGGGAGCGCTATGTTGTACTGCTGAAGTGGTCACTGGGCCACCGTAAAATTGTTTTGGTAGCCACAGTGATATTGCTGGTGGTTAGTTTGGCATTGATTCCGGTTATAGGAGCCGAATTTATGCCATCCATGGATACGGGGGAAATAGTGATCAACATTGAAACTCCCCAAGGCACAGTGTTGGAAGAGACTCAAGTGGTGGCAACAAATATTGAAAACCTTGTAAAAGAACACCTACCGGACCGTGAACGAATATTTACCCGGGTCGGAACCAATGACATGGCCTGGCTAGGCGGTGCCGGCGGTAATGAGGCAACCATTCAAGTTAAACTATTACCCCAGGATCAGCGGGATTATACCACTGAAGAAGCAATGGAAATTATGCGCCAGGCAACTAAAAACATATCCGGCGCCACCATAACCATTGGTCAGGCAGATGAATTTCATATGAGCGGAAGTCCGGTACAGGTAATAATAAAAGGCGATGACCTGGATGTATTAGAGCAGCTTGCTAGCCTGATTACAGAGACTGTGAGCAATGTTGAGGGAACAAGAAACGTATCCAACTCGCTGGAAGATGCCAGACCGGAGGTACAGGTTACCATAGACAGGGAACAGGCCGACTTATACGGGCTGTCTGCTCACCAGATACTAACCACAGTTAACACTGCCTTTGACGGACAGGTGGTTGGTCGTGTGCGCACCGGGGAAGATCAAATAGATATTCGGTTGATGTATCCTGACGATTTTGAACAAAATCAACACCAACTGGCAAGCCTGATGATTACATCGCCCACCGGGGCCAGGGTATCCTTGGGATCGGTTGCGGACATTACAGTTTCAAGTACCCCCAGTTCCATCACCCGTATTGACCAATCTCGTCAGATCAGCATAACCGCTGACATATTTGGTCGGGATCTGGGAAGTATTAATAATGACATTCAAGCCGAACTGGATAAAATGATGCTCCCCGATGGATATATTGTGGAAATAAGCGGTGAGGCAGAAGATATGGCAGAATCCTTCATGGATTTGGGAATGGCTATAATGCTTGCTGCGGTTTTGGTTTACATGCTGCTGGCATCGCTGTTTGAGTCCCTGTACCACCCCTTTGTAATTATGTTTGCCTTACCTCCTACCATAGTAGGGGTGGTATTTGGTTTGCTGGTGACCGGACATACCATTAGTGTGGTTTCATTAATTGGGATGATTATGTTAATAGGTATTGTGGTGAGCAATGCCATTGTACTTGTGGACTACATCAACAGACTTCGGAGTAGAGGTTTAGGGTTAATAGAAGCCATTCTGGAAGCAGCACCTATCAGATTGCGTCCCATTTTGATGACTTCTGTTACCACCGTATTGGCATTACTGCCATTGGCCTTTGGTACCGGGGAAGGCTCTGAAGGTTATGCTCCCATGGCTGTGGTGGTTGCCTTTGGTTTGACTTTCTCCACATTAATTACCCTTGTATTGGTACCGGTGGTTTACACCTCATTTGAAGATCTGGGTACTAAAATTAAAAACCGCCTTGGAATATCAAAACCACAGAACGATGGAATTGATGTAACAGAAGCAAAGAGTTAA
- a CDS encoding efflux RND transporter periplasmic adaptor subunit, translating to MRKYFITLLAMVGMVVLLVGCGNGDNGNEVEEESSVPVNVVLASVEDLDQELELTGEVKPGNEITLAPKIAGRVAAVHATVGQTVSKGAVLIELEGTDIKNSLITAEAALEMQQIALEDAQRNYERMSLLNAEGAISQLEYEKAETQYKLAQAQLNQAKASLDIAKDNYKEITITSPMGGKVAFINAEVGEMVGPQVPVAGIVNLNTVIVKLNLSENLVGKIAVGQKVDVYINALGKTVEGKIKSIAPQADNMTRAFPVEIEIPNADGDILAGMVAKLQLSVGQAKDTVVVPTEAVLEHNGQHRVFVVEDDLAQLREVKVGISNQEKTQILSGIEPNEQVITAGNRLVGDGQKVTIVKTTGEAGGDK from the coding sequence GTGCGAAAATATTTTATTACTTTACTGGCAATGGTGGGCATGGTGGTTTTGCTGGTGGGTTGTGGCAATGGCGACAATGGAAATGAGGTGGAAGAAGAAAGTTCTGTTCCGGTGAATGTGGTTCTGGCATCAGTTGAGGACTTAGATCAGGAACTGGAGCTAACCGGTGAAGTGAAACCGGGAAATGAAATTACACTGGCACCGAAAATTGCAGGCAGGGTGGCAGCGGTACATGCTACCGTTGGTCAGACGGTCAGTAAGGGTGCAGTGCTGATAGAATTGGAAGGTACTGATATCAAGAACAGCCTGATAACAGCTGAAGCTGCGCTTGAAATGCAGCAAATTGCCTTGGAAGATGCCCAACGGAATTATGAGCGTATGAGCCTTTTAAATGCAGAAGGAGCCATTTCACAATTGGAATATGAAAAAGCGGAAACCCAATATAAGCTGGCCCAGGCTCAACTTAATCAAGCCAAGGCAAGTTTGGATATAGCCAAAGATAACTATAAGGAAATAACAATTACTTCTCCCATGGGCGGCAAAGTGGCCTTCATTAATGCTGAAGTGGGCGAAATGGTGGGTCCCCAAGTTCCGGTGGCCGGTATTGTTAATTTAAACACTGTAATAGTTAAACTAAATTTGTCTGAAAACCTGGTGGGTAAGATTGCTGTGGGACAAAAGGTAGATGTGTATATTAATGCTTTGGGTAAAACAGTGGAAGGGAAAATAAAATCCATTGCACCCCAAGCTGACAATATGACCAGGGCTTTTCCGGTGGAAATAGAAATACCCAATGCCGACGGTGATATACTGGCCGGCATGGTAGCAAAGCTACAGCTTTCAGTGGGTCAGGCAAAGGATACTGTGGTAGTGCCCACAGAAGCTGTGTTAGAGCATAATGGGCAGCACCGGGTATTTGTGGTGGAGGATGATCTGGCCCAACTGCGGGAAGTTAAAGTGGGGATATCCAATCAAGAAAAAACACAAATATTATCCGGCATTGAGCCTAACGAACAAGTGATTACCGCTGGTAACCGTCTTGTAGGTGACGGACAAAAAGTTACAATTGTAAAAACCACCGGCGAAGCCGGGGGTGATAAATAG
- a CDS encoding molybdopterin-binding protein: MRTEIIKVEEAVGKVLCHDITKIVKGSFKGPAFKKGHVLKQEDIQELLNMGKEHVYVLELEPGDVHEDDAGIRLAKSVAGSGVEWKGPKEGRVNLFAAVPGLLKVNVGALESINDLSDVILATLPNNSVVEKGNMLAGTKVIPLVVKETVITAAEEIAEASGEVIRVLPFIKKNVGIIVTGSEVYKGRIKDAFGPGLSEKVKSFGSDVLELVYAPDKADDISQKIKNLIEKGAELIMVSGGMSVDPDDVTPTGIRLSGAEIIKYGAPALPGAMFMLAYLKDVPVFGVPACGMFFKTTILDILLPKVLTGEIITRKDLVKLANGGLCRSCDQCRYPNCSFGTGASF; the protein is encoded by the coding sequence GTGCGAACTGAAATTATTAAAGTAGAAGAAGCAGTAGGTAAGGTACTATGTCATGATATAACGAAAATAGTAAAAGGGAGTTTTAAAGGCCCTGCATTTAAGAAAGGTCATGTACTTAAGCAAGAGGATATACAAGAGTTATTAAATATGGGCAAAGAACATGTTTATGTGCTGGAATTAGAACCCGGTGATGTACACGAGGATGATGCAGGAATTAGACTGGCTAAATCTGTGGCAGGTTCAGGGGTAGAGTGGAAGGGACCCAAGGAGGGGAGGGTAAATTTGTTTGCTGCCGTCCCCGGTCTGCTGAAAGTAAATGTTGGTGCATTGGAATCAATTAATGATTTGTCAGATGTGATTTTGGCCACCCTACCAAACAACAGTGTGGTTGAGAAAGGGAATATGCTGGCAGGAACCAAAGTTATACCCCTGGTGGTTAAGGAAACCGTTATTACCGCTGCAGAAGAAATAGCTGAGGCCTCAGGTGAAGTAATTAGAGTTTTACCGTTTATTAAGAAGAATGTAGGTATTATTGTTACCGGCAGCGAGGTGTACAAGGGTAGAATAAAGGATGCCTTTGGGCCTGGGTTAAGCGAAAAGGTCAAGTCCTTTGGTTCTGACGTTTTAGAGCTTGTTTATGCACCTGACAAGGCCGATGATATTTCGCAAAAAATAAAAAACTTAATTGAAAAGGGTGCTGAGTTGATAATGGTATCCGGTGGCATGTCTGTTGACCCTGATGATGTAACCCCTACGGGTATTCGCTTATCCGGTGCTGAAATTATTAAATACGGCGCACCGGCATTGCCGGGTGCAATGTTTATGTTAGCCTATCTAAAGGATGTGCCGGTTTTTGGTGTTCCCGCTTGCGGTATGTTTTTTAAGACGACAATTCTAGATATTCTACTGCCTAAGGTACTAACCGGTGAAATAATTACCCGCAAGGATTTAGTGAAACTTGCCAACGGTGGATTATGTCGCTCCTGTGACCAATGTAGGTATCCAAACTGTAGCTTTGGTACGGGAGCATCATTTTAA
- a CDS encoding nucleotidyltransferase family protein has product MISAVVLAAGMSRRMGEPKLLLKLGDKTIIEHVIQNVVQANVNEVILVLGHKGEAIKGVLSGYRLKYIYNPRYTEGQGTSVSAGVSAVNPRSKGIIFLLGDQPLITASHINQLIDKFNGSDAVIVRPTGAGNPTIFNSCLKNELLNLSGDVGGRQVVEKYKNHVLTVPIYNGHQSIDIDTQQDYLKVLHYLQVGKQDGTEG; this is encoded by the coding sequence ATGATATCTGCAGTTGTATTGGCTGCGGGTATGTCCCGCCGAATGGGTGAACCTAAGCTCTTGCTGAAACTGGGTGATAAAACAATCATAGAGCATGTAATACAAAATGTTGTACAGGCTAATGTAAATGAAGTAATCCTTGTTTTAGGGCATAAGGGTGAGGCCATAAAAGGTGTGTTATCCGGTTACCGTTTAAAATATATTTATAACCCCCGGTACACTGAGGGTCAAGGTACTTCGGTTTCTGCCGGAGTAAGTGCCGTCAACCCAAGGTCAAAGGGGATAATTTTTTTATTAGGTGACCAACCATTGATTACCGCCTCCCATATCAATCAATTAATAGATAAATTTAATGGCAGCGATGCAGTGATTGTAAGACCGACGGGGGCAGGAAATCCCACCATATTTAATAGCTGCCTGAAAAATGAACTGTTGAATTTATCAGGGGATGTGGGGGGGAGGCAGGTGGTTGAGAAATATAAAAACCATGTACTAACGGTGCCAATTTACAATGGACACCAATCTATAGATATAGATACCCAGCAGGATTATCTAAAAGTGTTGCACTATTTACAGGTAGGTAAACAAGACGGAACGGAGGGGTAG